Proteins encoded together in one Camelina sativa cultivar DH55 chromosome 9, Cs, whole genome shotgun sequence window:
- the LOC104710249 gene encoding uncharacterized protein At5g01610-like has protein sequence MEKALTKVTSFKVGSSWISKKAKEELSNITSDLTNFSSTVEEKAKWVFNKLKGKPLKSLPDLLKEYNLPPGLFPENIICYEFDETKNKLTVFFSSPCEVTFKDGSAIRYATRVKGILLRGKLMGVEGMKTKVLVWVKVTTISVESSKSDKLWFTAGVKKSRSKNVYDTPQDAIKVVGEF, from the exons ATGGAGAAGGCATTAACGAAAGTGACGAGCTTTAAAGTGGGGAGTTCATGGATCTCCAAGAAAGCTAAAGAAGAGCTCTCAAACATCACCAGTGACCTCACT AATTTCTCCAGTACTGTTGAAGAGAAGGCAAAATGGGTTTTCAACAAGCTTAAAG GAAAACCACTAAAAAGCTTACCAGATCTTCTCAAAGAATACAACTTACCACCAGGACTCTTCCCGGAAAACATAATCTGCTACGAATTCGATGAGACCAAGAACAAGCTCactgtcttcttctcttcaccgTGTGAAGTCACATTTAAAGACGGATCAGCCATAAGGTACGCAACTCGTGTGAAAGGTATTTTGCTTAGAGGGAAACTGATGGGTGTGGAAGGAATGAAGACAAAAGTGTTGGTTTGGGTTAAAGTCACAACAATCTCAGTTGAGAGCTCCAAGTCTGACAAGCTCTGGTTCACTGCTGGTGTTAAGAAGTCTCGATCTAAGAATGTTTACGACACGCCTCAAGATGCTATCAAAGTCGTTGGAGAgttctaa
- the LOC104710250 gene encoding uncharacterized protein LOC104710250: MVKKTTSKSYSMAVVALVIVVVMYVALSSVFDHQLFRSSSLSQGTIQQTWESTRIKQTPQEMTSSATITCDRSHTSYDLCSINGSCSLDPKTGTLTLLIDPTFAASTPPLVQKIRPYPRKAENWIMPKIRELTLTSSGPMDLTRSCDITHDSPAIVFSAGGYTGNIYHDFIDGFIPLFITANTVYPDRDFVVVVVNPKGWWMPKYMDILGAFTKHKTILLDKENVATTHCFTSATVGLISHGPMTVDLTRIPNSKSLVDFHNLLDKAFNPNLSILKTPKPRLVLVSRYGNVGRVILNEKEIKEMLEDVGFEVIIFRPSKTSSLREAYKHIKSSHGMVGVHGAALTHLLFLRPGSVFVQVIPVGLGWVAKTCFESPAKAMKLEYTEYRVNVGESSLIEKYSRDDLVLKDPIAYRGKGWNVTKMNVYLKEQDVRLDVISFRRHMKEVYQKAKHFMDING, from the exons atgGTTAAGAAGACCACGTCGAAGAGTTATTCGATGGCAGTAGTTGCGTTGGTGATCGTTGTGGTTATGTATGTTGCTTTGTCCTCCGTCTTTGATCATCAACTGTTTCGTTCGTCAAGTTTATCTCAAg GTACAATACAACAAACATGGGAATCCACAAGAATCAAGCAAACCCCACAAGAGATGACTTCATCAGCAACAATCACATGCGACCGATCCCACACTAGTTACGATCTCTGCTCAATCAACGGCTCATGTAGTCTCGACCCCAAAACCGGAACGTTAACTCTCCTCATAGACCCAACATTCGCCGCATCAACACCACCACTTGTCCAAAAGATCAGGCCATACCCAAGAAAAGCTGAAAACTGGATCATGCCTAAGATCAGAGAGTTAACACTCACTTCATCAGGCCCAATGGACCTGACCCGATCATGTGATATAACACATGATTCACCGGCGATTGTGTTCAGTGCTGGAGGTTACACCGGAAACATCTATCACGATTTCATCGACGGTTTCATCCCGCTTTTCATCACGGCCAATACGGTATACCCTGACCGCGATTTCGTCGTCGTGGTAGTGAATCCGAAGGGATGGTGGATGCCAAAATACATGGATATTCTAGGTGCGTttaccaaacacaaaaccatattACTAGACAAAGAAAATGTCGCTACTACACATTGCTTCACTTCAGCCACCGTCGGCCTAATTTCACATGGGCCTATGACAGTAGACCTGACCCGAATACCCAACTCCAAATCGTTAGTAGACTTCCATAATCTCTTAGACAAAGCCTTTAACCCAAACCTATCTATTCTCAAAACTCCCAAGCCTCGTCTAGTATTGGTTAGTAGATATGGCAACGTTGGACGAGTGATCTTAAACGAGAAAGAGATCAAAGAGATGCTTGAAGATGTTGGATTTGAGGTAATCATATTCAGACCCTCGAAAACGTCAAGTTTGAGAGAagcatataaacatataaagtCTAGCCACGGAATGGTCGGGGTACATGGCGCGGCATTAACCCATTTGTTGTTTCTTCGACCGGGTTCAGTATTTGTTCAAGTTATTCCGGTAGGCCTAGGTTGGGTGGCTAAAACATGCTTCGAATCACCGGCTAAGGCAATGAAGTTGGAGTATACGGAGTACAGAGTAAACGTGGGAGAGAGCAGTTTGATAGAGAAGTATAGTAgagatgatttggttttgaaagatCCAATTGCTTATAGAGGAAAGGGTTGGAATGTGACTAAAATGaatgtttatttaaaagaaCAAGATGTTAGATTAGATGTGATTAGTTTTAGGAGACATATGAAAGAAGTATACCAAAAAGCTAAACATTTTATGGACATTAACGGTTGA
- the LOC104710248 gene encoding probable WRKY transcription factor 3 codes for MAENKEDQEQQPSKLLKPSTGRPTISLPPRPFGEMFFSGGVGFSPGPMTLVSNLFSDPDELKSFSQLLAGAMASPAAAAVAAAAVVATAHHQTPVSSVGDGGGGSGGDDVDPRFKQNRPTGLMITQPPGMFTVPPGLSPATLLDSPSFFGLFSPLQGAFGMTHQQALAQVTAQAVQGNNNVHMQQSQQSEYPSSTLQQQQQQQQQASLIEIPTFSTEHRSQIPAPVQDSSQGQRETSDISVSEHRSQPQNADKPADDGYNWRKYGQKQVKGSDFPRSYYKCTHPACPVKKKVERSLDGQVTEIIYKGQHSHEVPQKRGNNNGSSKNSDVATQFRTSNSSLNKTKRDQETSQVTTTEQTSEASDGEEVGNAETSVGEKHEDEPDPKRRNTEVRVSEPVASSHKTVTEPRIIVQTTSEVDLLDDGYRWRKYGQKVVKGNPYPRSYYKCTTPACGVRKHVERAANDPKAVVTTYEGKHNHDVPAARTSSHQLRPNNQHNNSTGNYNQQQPVARLRLKEEL; via the exons ATGGCGGAGAATAAGGAAGACCAAGAACAACAACCGTCGAAGCTACTAAAACCATCCACCGGACGGCCAACGATTTCACTCCCTCCTCGACCCTTTGGTGAAATGTTTTTTAGCGGTGGCGTTGGGTTTAGCCCTGGTCCTATGACGCTCGTCTCTAATTTGTTCTCTGATCCAGACGAGTTGAAGTCTTTCTCTCAGCTTCTAGCCGGAGCTATGGCTTCTCCGGCAGCTGCTGCTGTTGCCGCTGCAGCCGTAGTAGCTACTGCTCATCATCAGACACCTGTGAGCTCGGTCGGTGACGGCGGCGGTGGAAGCGGTGGTGATGATGTTGACCCGAGGTTTAAGCAGAACAGACCAACGGGATTGATGATTACACAACCGCCGGGGATGTTTACTGTACCGCCGGGGTTAAGTCCGGCGACTCTTTTGGATTCTCCGAGCTTCTTTGGTCTTTTTTCACCTCTTCAG GGAGCATTTGGTATGACACACCAACAAGCTTTAGCACAAGTCACTGCACAAGCAGTTCAAGGCAATAATAATGTTCATATGCAGCAATCACAACAATCTGAATATCCTTCCTCTacactacaacaacaacaacaacaacaacaacaagcttcACTGATTGAGATTCCAACATTTTCTACTGAGCATCGATCCCAGATTCCTGCACCGGTTCAAGATTCATCCCAGGGTCAGAGAGAAACTTCGGATATATCAGTCTCTGAGCATCGGTCACAGCCTCAAAATGCTGACAAACCAGCTGATGATGGGTACAACTGGAGGAAATACGGGCAGAAGCAAGTGAAAGGGAGCGATTTTCCTAGGAGTTATTACAAATGTACGCATCCAGCGTGTCCTGTCAAGAAGAAAGTGGAGAGGTCTCTCGATGGACAAGTGACAGAGATCATCTACAAGGGTCAGCACAGTCATGAAGTTCCTCAAAAGCGCGGAAACAATAACGGGAGTTCTAAAAATTCTGACGTTGCTACTCAGTTTCGAACTAGTAATAGTAGTCTCAACAAGACCAAGAGGGACCAAGAAACAAGTCAAGTTACGACAACAGAGCAGACGTCTGAAGCAAGTGATGGTGAGGAGGTCGGTAATGCAGAGACTAGTGTGGGAGAAAAACACGAGGATGAGCCTGATCCCAAGAGAAG AAACACAGAAGTTCGGGTTTCAGAACCAGTTGCTTCATCGCACAAAACTGTGACAGAGCCTAGGATTATTGTCCAAACAACGAGTGAAGTTGATCTCTTAGATGATGGATATAGATGGCGCAAGTATGGTCAGAAAGTTGTCAAAGGAAATCCTTATCCAAG GAGCTACTATAAGTGTACAACACCGGCTTGTGGAGTAAGGAAACATGTAGAGAGAGCAGCAAATGACCCGAAAGCTGTTGTAACAACCTATGAAGGGAAACATAACCACGACGTTCCTGCTGCTAGAACCAGCAGCCATCAGTTAAGACCAAACAATCAACACAACAACTCAACGGGTAACTATAATCAACAACAGCCTGTTGCGCGTTTAAGGCTTAAAGAAGAGCTATAG